The genomic interval CAGCGCTCGCTCGGCTACTGGACCCAGCGCTTCACCGAAAAGGGTATCCGCTACGAGGCGCTCGAAAAGCGTTTTGGCGAGTCCGTGCTGCCGTTCACCGATCCCGATGGCATGGCGCTGGCGCTCGTCGGCGTGGCCAGTGCGGAGAACGAGCCTGCCTGGAGCAATGGCGAGGTGCCGGCCGAGCATGCGATCCGCGGCTTCCACGGCGTGACGCTGCTGCTCGACGATGCCGCAAAGACGGGTGCCATCTTGACCGACGTGCTCGGCTTCAAGGAGATCGCGCGCGAAGGTTCTGTCATCCGCTTCAAGGCGCCAGGGGACGTGGAAGGCAGCGTGGTCGACATCTACCAGGCCAAGGGCTTTCTGCGCGGGCATCAGGGCGGCGGCTCCGTGCATCACATCGCCTTCCGCGCGGCCGATGACGCCGAACAGGGCGCGATGGCGCAAAAGCTCGTCGACAGGCACGGCCTGCGCCCCACCGAGCAGCGCGATCGTAACTACTTCCGTTCGATCTACTTCCGCGAGCCCGGTGGCGTGCTGTTCGAGATCGCAACCGACATCCCCGGCTTCGCAGTCGATGAGCCCGTGGCAACGCTCGGCCGCGACCTGAAGCTGCCCGGCTTCCTGGAGCCGCATCGCAAGCAAATCGAGGGCGTGTTGCCCAACCTGGAAGAGACCGCGTCATGACCGACGAGACCGCATTCACCTATCGCTTCGAGCCGGGCTCCAAGCCCGGCGCGCCGCCCCTGCTCCTGCTGCACGGCACCGGCGGCGACGAGAACGATCTGCTGCCGCTCGGCGGCATGATATCGCCCGGCTCCGCTTTGCTCTCGCCGCGCGGCCGCGTGCTCGAGCACGGCATGCCGCGTTTCTTTCGCCGGCTGGCGGAAGGCGTGTTTGACGAAGACGACGTTCGCAAGCGCGCGCTGGAGCTCGGTGCGTTCGTCGCGGATGCGCGGCAGCGCCGTGGCATCGCGCAACCGGTCGCCGTGGGCTTCTCCAACGGCGCCAACATCGCCGCAGCGCTCCTGTTGATGAAGCCGGATGCGCTTGCAGGCGCGATCCTGCTCCGCGCGATGGTGCCGCTCTCGGATCCGCCGCAGGCAAAGCTCAATGGCAAGCCGGTCTTGCTGCTGTCGGGACAAGCCGACCCGATCGTGCCTGCGCACAACTCGGCGAAGCTTGCCACGCTGCTCTCTGACGCAGGCGCTCATGTCGACCACAAAATCCTGCCGGCCGGCCATCAGCTCTCGCAGGCCGACGTGATGCTGGCACGCGACTGGATCGGCGGTGTCGACGCGCGCGCCGCCTGATCAACACAGGGCGGCGCGTCGGCCGACGACGATGCGCCGCCTTTGGTTACCGGCGCCCGCCACAACCAGCCCGTGCGTGCCGCGCACGTTGCGCCGGCGTCGTTAACGACAGTGATTTGTCGTCCTGCACCCTATTTTTTTGCGTTGGTGAACGTGCGCGGATTCAACGCTGCAGCTTCGCGGCGTTGCTTTGCCTGACGTCAGCCCGGCGCGTGGAGCGGTAATAAACTACAGCCCACAACGTCGAACGGCAGATGATCGCGCCAGGACGCATCGGGAAAAACCTGCAAACTACAGGGACGCTGAAAAGCTCGGCAAGGTCTACTCCGAATAGACTTGCCTGTACTTGCCGAACTACTTCGGCGCCGACCAAGCGGTCCGGCGGGCGAGCAGCGTCTCGCCGCTGCAGGATGTTTCCCGTCATTTCATTGTACTTCCGGCCCGCCGATTCCGATGATAGCGTCACAGATATTTACGTATTTTTAATTTTTTGATGGTGGGGCGTTGAATAAAGCCTTCGGCGATTCATTCAACCTGTCGTCCTCTCACCCAGAGACATTTTCCTCGGGGCACGACGCTGGTCATGCTGTCATCGTACCGGATGCGCATCTCCTGTTCTCGGGAGAATATGCGCGCGCCGGGCGCGATCTCATTATCTCCGACGAACATCACCGCTTCACGGTGCCGAACTATTTCGTGGGCACCAAGCATCCGGCGCTGGTGTCGCCCGAGGGTGCGCCGCTCGATCCGAGGGTAATCGAGGCCTACACCGCACACACCGCTTACGCACAGGCCACTGATCCCGCCGCATCCGCCGGCAAGGTGGTCGGCCATGTCGTGAAGATGACCGGCAGCGCGAGCATCGTGCGCAACGGCGTCTCCATCGTCGTCAACACCGGCGACGTCATCTATCAGAACGACCTCGTCCAGACCGGCAGCAACTCGACGCTCGGCCTCGTGCTGGAAGACGGCGGCGCGTTCAACCTGTCCGCCAATTCGCGGTTCATGCTGAACGAGCTGACCTACGATCCCACCAGCAGCTCGAACAGCGCACTGCTCACGCTGGTGCAGGGCGCGGCGAGCTTCGTCGCCGGCCAGGTCGCCAAGAGCGGCGACATGAAGGTTGCGACGCCCGTTGCGACCATGGGCATTCGCGGCACCGCCGTCATCCTCGACATCAACTCGACCGACGGCAAGGTGTCGATCTCGGTCGTCGATCAGCAGGACGGCCAGGTCCACGCCGTGCAGGTCTACAACACGGCCGGCGTCCTGATCGGCACGGTGACGAGCAACGGCAACTCGCTCACGCTGACGCCGACCGCGACCTTCGAGGTCATCGCCCAGGAGAGCAACAAGACACCGGCCCAGGTCGCGCAGGAATTCGCCGCCTTCCAGCAAGCGCTCAGCACCTACGACGCCGGCAAGCAGCTCTTCCCGAACCTGCCGCAGCACACCGAGAACACCGGCGGCAACGGCAACAATGCCAGCCCGAACACGCCAACAAAGTTTGCCGGCAGTCCGCCACTCAATCCTCCCGGCACCGAATATCATCCGCCGGCGGGCACAACGAGCGGGCAGAACACCGGCAACGGTACGCCGACCCAGGTCGTAATCAACAACACGCCTCCCTCAGGCGGATCGCCTACCTCGACGCCCACCTCGTCCGACCCCATCCCGATCCCGGTCAAGGCCTCGGCGATCCCGTTCGTGGTAACGCCGCCGACGCTGTCCACCATCTCCTCAGGCGCAGGAGATCATTTCGGCCCGGTGATGAGCGCCAGCGGCGACGTGGTCTACGACCCCGACGGCGCGATCTATTTCTACGACCGCGAGACGCAGACCACGATCACGGTCGCCTCGCCCGCCGACGGCTGGACGTACGGCGCACCGACCATCAGCATGGATGGCCGCTACATCGTCTATCAGGGCTCGAACGGCGGCAGCAGCTACGTCTTCGTCTATGGCACCGATCCCGGCGATGCCGCGCATTATCACACCCAGACCCTGATCGCGCAGGGCGGCGCTGCCGCGATCAGCGGCGACGGCAACACCATCGTTATCGAGCAGGGCGGCGGCAACATTGCCATCTACGATCTGCAGGGAACGCTGAAGGGAACGATCACGCCGCAGGCCGTCGGCGGCGGCACGCTGTGGCGGCCCGCGATCAGCGCCGACGGTCATGTCATCACGTTCTGGAGCTCGGATTCCGGTGCGCCCGGCGGTTCAGGCCATCTCTATGCCTTCAACGTCTCGACCGCTACGCTCACCGAGATCGCCAGCACCTCGAGCGGCGCCGGGACGAGCGCCGTCTCCGTCAGCGCCGACGGCCATCTGATCGCCTATGCAGCAACCGACGCAAGCGGCCATTCCGAGGTCTATCTGTACGACCTCAACACCGGCCATGTGGTCTTCCATACCGCGAATGCGTCAGGCAGCAGCTACTATCCCGTGCTCAGCCCCGACGGGCATTTCATCGCGTTCACGAGCGATGCGCACGTCACGTCCGCCGACAACAACGCGTTTGCCGACATCTATATCGTCGACGTCACCAACCCGGCCTCGCCGCAATACAAGCTGGTCTCGGAAGGCAATGCTGCGGCCAGCAATGGCGGCGTTGCGATCAGCGCCGGCGGCCAGTATGTCGCGTTCGGCAGCGCCAGCCAGATCTTCTTCGCCGACCCGACGTCAGGCAAGAGCGCGATCATTCTGGAGACGACGAATTCTCCCGACATTCTGACGGCCCACGGCACCATCACGCTGACCGGCGATTTTACCGGCGTCGGGATGAGCATTACCGATGCGGACGGGCATGCGACGTCGAACTTCAGCGCGACCTTCGATGCCGCGGGTCACATCAACTGGACCTTCAGCGAAGCCAAGAGCGATTTCGCCTTCCTGTCCTACGGCGAGGACGCCACCCAGGAATTCATCATAAAACTGTCGGCCGACAACGGCACGCTGACCATTCCGGTCTTCGTCACCGTGCACGACGGTGTCCAGCCCACGATCACGCCGACCGACGCCGCGCCGATCGCCCATCCGGTCACGCTGGCGCAGAGCGACGAGAATACGCCCTACACGATCACGGCCGCCACGCTGCTTGCCGGCGTCACCGATATCGACGGCCCGTTCCCGCTCACGATCACCGCGCTCAATATCGCAAGCGGCGGCGGTACGCTGGTCGACAACCATAACGGCACCTGGACCTATGCGCCCGCGGAAAACTACAGCGGTCCCGTCAAATTTGGCTATACCGCGTCCGACGGCACGCTGAGCGCGAGCTCGACCGCAAGCCTCAACATCTCCGCCGCCGATCAGCCCCCGGTCGCGGGACCGATGACGCTGGCGCAGGGCGCCGAGGATACGGCCTACACGATCAACGCATCCGACCTTCTCGCCGGCGTGAGCGATCCGGACGGACCGTTCCCGCTGTCGATCACGGCGCTCAGCATCGCCAGCGGCGGCGGCGCACTGGTCGACAATCATGACGGCACCTGGACTTACACGCCGGTTGCCAATTACAACGGCCCGGTCAGCTTCAACTACACCGCGTCCGACGGCACGCTGGCATCGAGCGCGACCGCCAGCCTGAACCTTGCGCCGGTGAACGACGCACCGACGATCGCCGGCGGCTCGGTCGTTGCCGGAACGGTCGACGTTCCCGTCACGACGGGCGGCAGCGGCAGCCACACCGCCGGCGCGGACCTGATCCTCAACGCCGGCTCCGGGCTGATCAGCGGACTGAACGGCCATTCCGGCTACGGCACGCTGGCACTGTCAGCGGGCGACGACAACTCGTCCGGCGCGATCGACATCACCTCGGTGTTCGGTACCGGTGGTATCAACTTCTTCGGCCACGCCTACACCTCGCTCTACGTCAACAACAACGGCAACATCACCTTCAACGGGCCGAACTCCACCTTCACGCCGAGCCAGATCAATGCCGGCTTCGGCAACCCGATCATCGCGCCGTTCTGGGCCGACGTTGATACGCGCGGCGCCGGGCACGTCTATTACGACCTCGATCCCGTCGACGGGGTGATGACCATCACCTGGGACCATGTCGGCTACTACGCCGGGCACACGGACCGGCTGAACTCGTTCCAGGTCGTGCTGGTGAACGAGGGCGGCGGCAATTTCGACATCGTCTATCGCTACGCCGGCATTGAGTGGACGACCGGCGACGCCAGCGGCGGTCAACCCGCCCGTGCCGGCTATTCGGCTGGCGACGGCAGCCACTATTTCGAGCTCCCCGCCTCCGGCAACGTCTCGGCGCTGCTGGCGCTGCCGACGACCGAGGGCAACACCCATGTCGGCGGCGTGGACGAATTCGACGTCCGCAACGGCGAGGTCGGCCCGCCTTCGCTGACGACGAACGGCACCATCAACTTCTCCGACATCGAGCCGAACGACGTCCATTCCATCCAGAGCGTGACCTATACCGGCGCGGGTGACGCGCTCGGAACGCTGCACTTCACCAAGGTGTCGGACACGACGGGGACCGGCACCGGCGGGCAGTTTACCTGGACTTACACCACCGATCCCGTCGCGGCGCGTGCAGCGCTCGACGCCCTCCCTGATCATACCAAGACGGAAACGTTCGACGTCGTCATCACCGACGGCGACAAGACCGTAACCCAGACCATCACGGTCACGCTCAATGAAACCGGCGATCATGCGCCGGTCGCCTCCGCCGTGACGCTGGCAGCCGGCACGGAGGACACGGCCTATACGGTGCACGCCTCCGATCTGCTTGCCGGCGTCACCGACAGCGACGGCCCATTCCCGCTGTCCGTCACCGCGCTCAGCGTTGCCAGCGGCGGCGGCACCCTCACCGATCATCACGACGGCACCTGGACCTACACACCGGCCACGGACTACAACGGCGCCGTCAGCTTCAACTACACGGCCTCCGACGGAACCCTGACTTCGAGCTCGACGGCGAGCCTGACACTGGCCCCGGTTGACGATGCGCCCGTTGCGATCCCGGTGACGCTGATCGCCGGTACGGAAGACACCGCCTATACCATTCATGCCTCTGCCCTGCTTGCGGGCGTGAGCGATGTCGACGGGCCCGTCCCGCTGTCGATATCAGCCCTCTCCGTGGCAAGCAGCGGCGGCAGCCTCGTCGCCAATGACGACGGCACCTGGACCTATACGCCGGCGGCCAACTACAACGGCCTGGTCAGCTTCAATTACACCGCCTCAGATGGGACGCTGGTTTCAAGCTCCACCGCGAACTTGACGCTCACCGCGGTCAACGATCTGCCGAGCGGATCGGTCACGATCGACGGGATATTCCATGCGAACGAAGTGCTGGCAGCGAATACGTCGACGCTTGCGGACGCCGACGGCCTTGGCGCGCTCACCTATCAGTGGCAGCGCGACGGCATCGACATCAGCCTCCAGACCGGCAGCACCTATACGCTGACGGCCGGTGACGTCGGTCACAGCATCGATGTGATCGTGCGCTACACTGACGGCCAGGGTAACGCTACGAGCCTCACCAGCGCCGCGACGCCGCCGATCGCGCCTGCCAGCACCATCGCCGGCGACAACGGCAACAACACGCTGACGGGCACAAACGCCAACGACGCGCTCCAGGGTTTTGGCGGCGACGACACGATCATCGGTCTCGATGGCGTCGATCGTGCGGTTTACACCGATGCCAGCGGCGGTATCACCGCCGATCTCGCGGCCGGAACGGTCACCGGGCCCGGCGTCGGCAGCGACACGCTGACCGGCATCGAGGCGATCCAGGGCAGCAACTTCGTCGATCACTACACCGCCACCGGCTTCAACGGCGCCGCAAACGTTCCGGGCGTGCCGGCCGGCTTCAAC from Bradyrhizobium arachidis carries:
- a CDS encoding ring-cleaving dioxygenase; protein product: MSGLHHVTAIAGDPIRNFGFYTRDLGLRFVKKTVNFDDPGTYHFYYGDETGRPGTILTFFPWQGVPAGRRGVGETHQTAFRVPQRSLGYWTQRFTEKGIRYEALEKRFGESVLPFTDPDGMALALVGVASAENEPAWSNGEVPAEHAIRGFHGVTLLLDDAAKTGAILTDVLGFKEIAREGSVIRFKAPGDVEGSVVDIYQAKGFLRGHQGGGSVHHIAFRAADDAEQGAMAQKLVDRHGLRPTEQRDRNYFRSIYFREPGGVLFEIATDIPGFAVDEPVATLGRDLKLPGFLEPHRKQIEGVLPNLEETAS
- a CDS encoding alpha/beta hydrolase; translated protein: MTDETAFTYRFEPGSKPGAPPLLLLHGTGGDENDLLPLGGMISPGSALLSPRGRVLEHGMPRFFRRLAEGVFDEDDVRKRALELGAFVADARQRRGIAQPVAVGFSNGANIAAALLLMKPDALAGAILLRAMVPLSDPPQAKLNGKPVLLLSGQADPIVPAHNSAKLATLLSDAGAHVDHKILPAGHQLSQADVMLARDWIGGVDARAA